One window of the Enterobacter huaxiensis genome contains the following:
- a CDS encoding bifunctional diguanylate cyclase/phosphodiesterase, whose translation MNILHILTRNKDRWWALPLILPVALLPVISLANTLTLLGDGIAALYYLPLSFLLSLMMFFGVEALPGIVLSLFFRYYPSVGMFETVAGIMHFIIPLVLSWGGYRVFAPRRNMTAYGDIRLMGQRIFWQAFCPATLFLVLFQFAVYLGVYESRQSLAGLNPMNIRTLINYQALLVSGLTGVPLSYLLIRVVRHPRYIRSLISQIRAQVDKKVSAVEFLVWFIALGGMLSLLLLPMNENSSIFSTNYTLSLLMPVMLWGAMRFGYKLMSIIWTPVLLVSIHYFYRYIPVNQGYDIQLAITSSSYLVFSFVVIYLSMLATRQRAVNIRSRRLALLDPVVHMPNLRALSRDLAKNPWSALCLLRIPELEVLGRNYGVLLRIQYKQQLAQWINGTLQPNERVYHLTGYDLAVRLNAESHQQRIDTLDEHIKQFRFVWDGMPLQPQVGLSYCYVRSPVNHLYLVLGELGVIADLSLSTNHPENLQQRGAVHLQRSLKDKVAMMSRLQTALEQNAFTLMIQPVRGLRGDSYHEVLLRMPDMSGVLISPDQFLPVAQEFGLSSRVDLWVIERTLSFLAEHRQRLPGQRFAINLAPSTVCRAQLPLDVSRLLTKYGIEAWQLIFEVTESTTFGNAELAVQTLRQLQKMGVRIAIDDFGTGYASYARLKSVDADILKIDGSFIRNIVSNSLDYQIVASICHLARMKKMLVVAEYVETEEIRSAVHALGIDYIQGYLVGMPVEMETLLEGEAPAVSA comes from the coding sequence ATGAACATTCTCCACATCCTGACGCGCAATAAAGATCGCTGGTGGGCGCTACCGCTTATTTTACCCGTCGCTTTGCTTCCCGTTATCAGCCTTGCGAATACCTTAACGCTGCTGGGCGATGGGATTGCCGCACTGTACTATCTGCCACTCTCTTTCCTGCTTTCCCTGATGATGTTCTTCGGCGTGGAGGCTCTTCCCGGGATTGTGCTGTCGCTGTTTTTCCGTTACTACCCGTCAGTGGGGATGTTTGAGACCGTGGCCGGGATCATGCATTTTATCATCCCGCTGGTGCTCAGCTGGGGCGGTTACCGGGTGTTTGCCCCCCGACGAAACATGACGGCGTACGGGGATATCCGCCTGATGGGGCAACGGATCTTCTGGCAGGCTTTCTGCCCCGCAACGCTGTTTCTGGTGCTGTTTCAGTTCGCGGTTTACCTTGGCGTCTATGAGAGCCGCCAGAGCCTTGCAGGGCTAAACCCGATGAATATTCGCACGCTCATCAACTATCAGGCGCTGCTGGTGAGCGGGCTGACGGGCGTTCCTCTGAGCTATCTGCTGATTCGCGTCGTCCGCCATCCGCGGTATATCCGAAGCCTCATTTCGCAGATCCGTGCGCAGGTTGATAAAAAAGTGAGCGCCGTCGAGTTTCTGGTGTGGTTCATTGCCCTTGGTGGGATGCTCTCTTTGCTGCTGCTCCCGATGAACGAAAACAGCTCAATTTTCAGCACCAACTACACGTTATCGCTGCTGATGCCGGTGATGCTCTGGGGAGCCATGCGCTTTGGCTATAAGCTGATGTCGATTATCTGGACGCCGGTGCTGCTGGTGTCGATTCACTATTTCTACCGCTATATTCCCGTTAATCAGGGCTATGACATCCAGCTTGCGATTACCTCATCCAGCTATCTGGTCTTTTCGTTCGTGGTGATTTACCTGTCGATGCTGGCGACGCGCCAGCGCGCGGTGAATATTCGTTCCCGCAGGCTGGCGCTTCTCGACCCAGTCGTCCACATGCCGAACCTTCGCGCGCTGTCGCGTGACCTTGCAAAAAATCCGTGGTCGGCGCTCTGCCTGCTGCGCATTCCCGAGCTGGAAGTTCTGGGGCGTAATTACGGCGTACTGCTGCGCATTCAGTATAAACAGCAGCTGGCGCAGTGGATCAACGGCACGCTTCAGCCCAACGAGAGGGTCTATCACCTGACCGGCTATGACCTGGCGGTTCGGCTTAACGCCGAGTCGCACCAGCAGCGAATCGATACCCTGGACGAGCATATCAAGCAGTTTCGCTTCGTCTGGGATGGCATGCCGCTGCAGCCACAGGTCGGTTTAAGCTACTGCTATGTCCGCTCCCCGGTTAACCATCTCTACCTGGTGTTAGGTGAGCTGGGGGTGATTGCCGATCTCTCGCTATCGACCAACCATCCGGAAAACCTGCAGCAGCGGGGCGCGGTCCATCTGCAGCGAAGCCTGAAAGATAAGGTCGCGATGATGAGCCGTCTGCAAACCGCGCTTGAGCAGAATGCATTTACTCTGATGATTCAGCCGGTCAGGGGGCTGCGGGGCGACAGCTACCACGAAGTGCTGCTGCGGATGCCCGATATGAGCGGCGTTTTGATCTCCCCGGACCAGTTTCTGCCGGTTGCCCAGGAGTTTGGGCTCTCTTCCCGCGTCGATTTATGGGTAATTGAACGCACGCTGAGCTTCCTGGCCGAACACCGCCAGCGGCTGCCGGGCCAGCGTTTTGCAATCAATCTTGCGCCATCTACGGTATGCCGGGCGCAGCTCCCGCTCGACGTGAGCCGCCTGTTGACCAAATACGGCATTGAGGCCTGGCAGCTGATATTTGAAGTTACTGAAAGCACGACCTTTGGCAATGCGGAGCTGGCGGTACAGACGCTCAGACAATTGCAGAAAATGGGCGTGCGTATTGCGATTGATGATTTCGGCACAGGCTACGCCAGCTATGCGCGCCTGAAGAGCGTGGATGCTGACATTCTCAAAATCGACGGCAGCTTTATTCGTAATATCGTCAGCAACAGCCTGGATTATCAGATTGTGGCTTCCATTTGCCATCTGGCGCGGATGAAGAAAATGCTGGTGGTGGCAGAGTACGTCGAGACGGAAGAGATACGCAGCGCGGTTCACGCGCTGGGCATCGATTATATTCAGGGGTATCTTGTCGGCATGCCGGTGGAGATGGAAACGCTGCTGGAAGGCGAGGCGCCCGCGGTGAGCGCCTGA
- the ppx gene encoding exopolyphosphatase: protein MPINDKTPRPQEFAAVDLGSNSFHMVIAREVDGAMQIIGRLKQRVHLADGLDARSMLSEEAMERGLNCLSLFAERLQGFSPSSVCIVGTHTLRQALNAPEFLKRAEKVIPYPIEIISGNEEARLIFMGVEHTQPEKGRKLVIDIGGGSTELVIGEDFEPRLVESRRMGCVSFAQMYFPGGTITRENFQRARMAAIQKLENLAWQYRIQGWNVALGASGSIKAAHEVLLAMGEKDGIITPERLVLLTDEVLKHKSFDALSLPGLSDERKSVFVPGLAILCGVFDALAIKELRLSDGALREGVLYEMEGRFRHQDIRSRTAQSLANQYNIDREQAKRVLETTVQIYEQWQEQNPKLDHPQLAALLKWAAMLHEVGLNINHSGMHRHSAYILQNSDLPGFNQEQQTMMATLVRYHRKAIKLDDLPRFTLFKKKQFLPLIQLLRLGVLLNNQRQATTTPPTLKLKTDDHHWTLSFPHDWFSQNALVLLDLEKEQQYWEAVTGWLLKIEEESSDVAA from the coding sequence ATGCCGATAAATGATAAGACCCCACGACCGCAGGAGTTCGCTGCGGTCGATCTTGGTTCTAACAGTTTCCACATGGTCATCGCCCGTGAGGTGGATGGCGCGATGCAGATCATCGGTCGTCTGAAGCAGCGCGTGCACCTGGCCGATGGCCTGGATGCGCGGAGCATGCTCAGCGAAGAGGCGATGGAGCGCGGCTTAAACTGCCTGTCGCTGTTTGCTGAGCGCCTGCAGGGCTTTTCGCCCTCCAGCGTGTGCATCGTTGGCACGCATACGCTTCGCCAGGCGCTGAACGCGCCGGAATTCCTCAAGCGCGCGGAGAAGGTGATCCCCTACCCGATTGAGATCATCTCCGGTAATGAAGAAGCGCGTCTGATTTTTATGGGCGTGGAACATACGCAGCCGGAAAAGGGCCGCAAGCTGGTGATCGACATCGGCGGCGGCTCAACGGAGCTGGTCATCGGCGAGGACTTCGAGCCGCGTCTGGTGGAGAGCCGCCGAATGGGCTGCGTCAGCTTCGCGCAGATGTACTTCCCCGGTGGGACGATAACCCGCGAAAACTTCCAGCGCGCCCGTATGGCCGCCATCCAAAAACTGGAAAACCTGGCCTGGCAGTACCGAATTCAGGGCTGGAACGTGGCGTTAGGCGCGTCCGGCTCCATTAAGGCCGCGCATGAAGTGCTGCTGGCGATGGGCGAAAAAGACGGGATTATCACCCCTGAGCGTCTGGTCCTGCTCACCGACGAGGTGCTTAAGCATAAGAGCTTCGACGCCCTGAGCCTGCCGGGCCTGTCCGATGAGCGTAAATCGGTATTCGTACCGGGGCTTGCGATCCTCTGCGGCGTGTTTGATGCCCTGGCGATTAAGGAGCTGCGCCTCTCCGACGGTGCCCTGCGTGAGGGCGTGCTGTATGAGATGGAGGGCCGCTTCCGCCATCAGGACATTCGCAGCCGCACCGCGCAAAGCCTGGCAAACCAGTACAACATCGACCGCGAGCAGGCAAAGCGCGTGCTGGAGACCACGGTTCAGATATACGAACAGTGGCAGGAGCAGAACCCTAAGCTGGATCACCCGCAGCTCGCCGCCCTGCTGAAATGGGCCGCCATGCTGCATGAGGTGGGGCTGAACATTAACCACAGCGGGATGCACCGCCACTCGGCCTATATCCTGCAAAACAGCGACCTGCCCGGCTTCAACCAGGAGCAGCAAACCATGATGGCCACGCTGGTTCGCTACCACCGTAAAGCCATCAAGCTCGACGATCTGCCGCGCTTTACGCTGTTCAAGAAAAAGCAGTTTCTGCCGCTGATCCAGCTGCTGCGCCTCGGGGTGCTGCTGAATAATCAACGTCAGGCAACCACAACGCCCCCGACGCTAAAACTGAAAACAGACGACCATCACTGGACGCTGAGCTTCCCGCACGACTGGTTTAGCCAGAATGCACTGGTGCTGCTGGATCTTGAGAAAGAGCAGCAGTACTGGGAAGCCGTCACCGGCTGGCTGCTGAAGATCGAAGAAGAGAGTTCAGACGTCGCTGCGTAA
- the ppk1 gene encoding polyphosphate kinase 1, with translation MGQEKLYIEKELSWLAFNERVLQEAADKSNPLIERMRFLGIYSNNLDEFYKVRFAELKRRIIISEEQGLNSHSRHLLGKIQARVMKADQEFDGLYNELLLEMARNQIFLINERQLSVNQQTWLRHYFKHYLRQHITPILINRETDLVQFLKDDYTYLAVEIIRGENISYALLEIPSDKVPRFVNLPPETPRRRKPMILLDNILRYCLDDIFKGFFDYDALNAYSMKMTRDAEYDLVHEMEASMMELMSSSLKQRLTAEPVRFVYQRDMPDAMVEMLRDKLTISRYDSIIPGGRYHNFKDFIGFPNVGKANLVNKPLPRLRHIWFDKFRNGFDAIRERDVLLYYPYHTFEHVLELLRQASFDPNVLAIKINIYRVAKDSRIIDAMIHAAHNGKKVTVVVELQARFDEEANIHWARRLTEAGVHVIFSAPGLKIHAKLFLISRKEGEDVVRYAHIGTGNFNEKTARIYTDYSLLTADARITNEVRRVFNFIENPYRPVSFDYLLVSPQNSRRLLYKMIDKEIANAQQGLSSGITLKLNNLVDKGLVDRLYAASSSGVPVNLLIRGMCSLIPELEGISENIRVISIVDRYLEHDRVYIFDNAGDKQVYLSSADWMTRNIDYRIEVATPLLDPRLKQQILDIIEILFSDTVKARHIDKELSNRYVPRGNRRKVRSQLAIYDYIKSLEQPD, from the coding sequence ATGGGTCAGGAAAAGTTATATATCGAGAAAGAGCTAAGCTGGTTAGCATTCAACGAGCGTGTACTTCAGGAAGCGGCAGATAAAAGTAACCCGCTGATTGAGCGTATGCGTTTTTTAGGTATTTATTCTAATAACCTGGATGAGTTCTATAAGGTTCGCTTTGCCGAGCTGAAGCGGCGAATCATCATCAGCGAAGAGCAGGGTTTAAATTCCCACTCGCGCCATCTTCTGGGCAAAATACAGGCCCGCGTGATGAAGGCCGATCAGGAGTTCGATGGTCTGTATAACGAGCTGCTGCTGGAAATGGCCCGCAACCAAATCTTCCTGATTAACGAACGTCAGCTCTCCGTCAACCAGCAGACCTGGCTTCGCCACTACTTCAAACACTACCTGCGCCAGCACATCACCCCCATTCTGATCAACCGCGAAACCGATCTGGTACAGTTCCTGAAGGATGACTATACCTATCTGGCGGTTGAAATCATTCGCGGTGAAAACATCAGCTATGCGCTGCTGGAAATCCCATCGGATAAGGTTCCGCGCTTTGTGAACCTGCCGCCGGAAACCCCGCGCCGCCGCAAACCGATGATCCTGCTGGATAACATTCTGCGCTACTGCCTGGACGATATATTCAAAGGCTTCTTCGACTACGACGCGTTAAACGCCTACTCGATGAAGATGACCCGTGACGCCGAATATGACCTGGTGCACGAGATGGAAGCCAGCATGATGGAGCTGATGTCGTCCAGCCTTAAGCAGCGACTGACGGCAGAGCCGGTGCGTTTCGTCTATCAGCGCGATATGCCCGATGCAATGGTCGAAATGCTGCGCGATAAGCTCACTATCTCCCGCTACGACTCCATCATTCCGGGCGGTCGATATCACAACTTTAAAGACTTTATTGGCTTCCCGAACGTCGGCAAAGCCAATCTGGTGAACAAACCGCTGCCGCGCCTGCGTCACATCTGGTTCGATAAGTTCCGCAACGGATTCGACGCCATCCGCGAGCGCGACGTCCTGCTCTACTATCCGTACCACACCTTTGAACACGTGCTGGAGTTGCTGCGCCAGGCGTCATTCGACCCGAACGTGCTGGCGATCAAAATCAACATCTACCGCGTGGCAAAAGATTCACGCATCATTGATGCGATGATCCACGCGGCGCACAACGGCAAGAAAGTCACCGTCGTGGTTGAGCTGCAGGCGCGTTTCGACGAAGAGGCGAACATTCACTGGGCGCGCCGTCTGACGGAAGCGGGCGTACACGTTATCTTCTCCGCGCCGGGGCTGAAAATTCACGCCAAGCTGTTCCTGATCTCCCGTAAAGAGGGTGAAGACGTGGTGCGTTATGCCCACATCGGTACCGGTAACTTCAACGAGAAGACGGCGCGGATTTATACAGACTATTCGCTGCTCACGGCCGATGCGCGTATCACCAACGAAGTGCGTCGGGTGTTTAACTTTATCGAGAACCCGTACCGTCCGGTGAGCTTTGACTATCTGCTGGTGTCGCCGCAGAACTCGCGCCGCCTGCTGTACAAGATGATCGACAAAGAGATTGCCAACGCGCAGCAAGGTTTGTCGTCCGGAATCACCCTGAAACTCAACAACCTGGTCGACAAAGGCCTGGTGGACAGGCTGTATGCCGCCTCCAGCTCGGGCGTTCCGGTTAACCTGCTGATCCGCGGTATGTGTTCGCTGATCCCGGAACTGGAAGGCATTAGTGAAAATATTCGCGTGATCAGCATCGTTGACCGCTACCTGGAGCACGATCGGGTCTATATTTTCGATAATGCCGGCGATAAGCAGGTTTATCTTTCGTCCGCTGACTGGATGACGCGCAATATTGATTACCGAATTGAAGTAGCCACACCGCTGCTGGATCCACGTCTGAAGCAGCAGATCCTCGACATTATCGAGATATTGTTTAGCGATACGGTGAAGGCTCGCCATATCGACAAAGAACTCAGTAACCGCTACGTGCCGCGCGGCAACCGCCGTAAAGTCCGGTCACAGCTGGCGATTTACGACTATATCAAATCACTCGAGCAACCCGATTAA
- the purN gene encoding phosphoribosylglycinamide formyltransferase → MKNIVVLISGSGSNLQAIIDACEQKKISGTIRAVFSNKADAFGLERAREANIPAHALEASQFAGREAFDRELVQEIDAYAPDVVVLAGYMRILSPAFVEHYAGRLLNIHPSLLPKYPGLHTHRQVLENGDEEHGTSVHFVTDELDGGPVILQAKVPVFHGDSEDDVTERVQAQEHAIYPLVVSWFVDGRLEMRDGAAWLDGVQLPPQGYAADE, encoded by the coding sequence ATGAAAAACATCGTGGTGCTCATTTCCGGCAGCGGAAGCAATTTGCAGGCAATCATAGACGCCTGCGAACAGAAGAAAATCAGCGGCACCATTCGGGCAGTATTCAGCAACAAGGCCGACGCGTTCGGCCTTGAGCGTGCGCGGGAAGCGAATATCCCCGCGCACGCGCTGGAAGCCAGCCAGTTCGCAGGGCGTGAAGCCTTTGACCGCGAGCTGGTGCAGGAGATTGATGCCTACGCGCCTGACGTTGTGGTGCTGGCGGGCTATATGCGTATTCTGAGCCCTGCCTTTGTGGAGCACTACGCCGGACGTCTGCTGAACATCCACCCTTCTCTTCTGCCAAAATACCCCGGCCTGCACACCCACCGTCAGGTGCTGGAAAACGGCGATGAAGAGCACGGCACCTCCGTGCATTTCGTTACCGACGAGCTCGACGGCGGTCCGGTTATTCTGCAGGCCAAAGTTCCGGTCTTTCACGGCGATAGCGAAGATGACGTAACCGAACGCGTGCAGGCCCAGGAACACGCCATTTACCCGCTGGTAGTCAGCTGGTTCGTCGACGGTCGCCTGGAAATGCGCGACGGCGCTGCCTGGCTGGACGGCGTTCAGCTTCCACCTCAGGGCTATGCGGCTGACGAGTAG